The Sediminispirochaeta smaragdinae DSM 11293 genome has a segment encoding these proteins:
- a CDS encoding FeoA family protein, with amino-acid sequence MKKTLSQYRQGDIVTITRLNGSGRLKNRLMELGFRRGETISIIRYAPLKDPVEILVAGCNVSLRVEEADMIEVEPAKDQYIHAAEGECAGSL; translated from the coding sequence ATGAAGAAAACGCTCAGTCAATATCGCCAGGGAGATATCGTCACCATAACAAGATTAAACGGAAGCGGAAGGCTCAAAAATAGACTCATGGAATTGGGTTTTCGCCGAGGTGAAACGATATCAATTATCAGATACGCCCCCCTAAAAGATCCGGTTGAAATTTTGGTTGCAGGGTGCAATGTTTCGCTGCGAGTCGAAGAAGCAGATATGATAGAAGTTGAGCCGGCGAAGGATCAGTACATACATGCAGCCGAAGGCGAATGTGCGGGGAGCCTTTGA